The following coding sequences lie in one Arabidopsis thaliana chromosome 3, partial sequence genomic window:
- a CDS encoding uncharacterized protein (unknown protein; Has 30201 Blast hits to 17322 proteins in 780 species: Archae - 12; Bacteria - 1396; Metazoa - 17338; Fungi - 3422; Plants - 5037; Viruses - 0; Other Eukaryotes - 2996 (source: NCBI BLink).), whose product MESIRSYIVASMDIDIPDQSVTEMNCLCLDLKLMGLG is encoded by the exons ATGGAGTCCATAAG GTCTTATATCGTGGCCTCCATGGACATTGATATTCCTGATCAAAGTGTAACAGAGATGAACTGTTTGTGTCTCGATCTAAAGTTAATGGGTCTTGGTTGA
- a CDS encoding Tetratricopeptide repeat (TPR)-like superfamily protein (Tetratricopeptide repeat (TPR)-like superfamily protein; CONTAINS InterPro DOMAIN/s: Pentatricopeptide repeat (InterPro:IPR002885); BEST Arabidopsis thaliana protein match is: Tetratricopeptide repeat (TPR)-like superfamily protein (TAIR:AT4G21300.1); Has 45842 Blast hits to 12891 proteins in 208 species: Archae - 0; Bacteria - 0; Metazoa - 81; Fungi - 71; Plants - 45205; Viruses - 0; Other Eukaryotes - 485 (source: NCBI BLink).), producing the protein MAVTGVSSAFGRLFKQDKTHKRVIGTGTKLTVTRQILEHLEGGNVSKAVSVLFASPEPVSYWLYERLFRSCSSKALVVQARKVQSHLVTFSPLPPIFLLNRAIEAYGKCGCVDDARELFEEMPERDGGSWNAVITACAQNGVSDEVFRMFRRMNRDGVRATETSFAGVLKSCGLILDLRLLRQLHCAVVKYGYSGNVDLETSIVDVYGKCRVMSDARRVFDEIVNPSDVSWNVIVRRYLEMGFNDEAVVMFFKMLELNVRPLNHTVSSVMLACSRSLALEVGKVIHAIAVKLSVVADTVVSTSVFDMYVKCDRLESARRVFDQTRSKDLKSWTSAMSGYAMSGLTREARELFDLMPERNIVSWNAMLGGYVHAHEWDEALDFLTLMRQEIENIDNVTLVWILNVCSGISDVQMGKQAHGFIYRHGYDTNVIVANALLDMYGKCGTLQSANIWFRQMSELRDEVSWNALLTGVARVGRSEQALSFFEGMQVEAKPSKYTLATLLAGCANIPALNLGKAIHGFLIRDGYKIDVVIRGAMVDMYSKCRCFDYAIEVFKEAATRDLILWNSIIRGCCRNGRSKEVFELFMLLENEGVKPDHVTFLGILQACIREGHVELGFQYFSSMSTKYHISPQVEHYDCMIELYCKYGCLHQLEEFLLLMPFDPPMQMLTRINDACQRYRWSKLGAWAAKRLMNDHYLQPP; encoded by the coding sequence ATGGCAGTGACCGGAGTTTCTTCTGCTTTTGGCCGTCTTTTCAAACAAGATAAAACCCACAAGCGTGTTATCGGCACCGGAACCAAACTTACAGTGACCCGTCAGATTCTTGAGCATCTCGAAGGCGGTAATGTCTCGAAAGCCGTCTCTGTTCTCTTTGCTTCTCCAGAGCCAGTTAGTTATTGGCTATACGAGCGTCTTTTCCGTTCTTGTTCCTCGAAAGCTCTTGTTGTGCAAGCCCGTAAAGTCCAATCTCACTTAGTAACTTTCTCTCCGTTGCCTCCGATTTTCCTCTTGAACAGAGCCATTGAGGCTTATGGTAAATGTGGGTGTGTTGATGATGCACGAGAGCTGTTCGAGGAAATGCCTGAACGAGATGGTGGGTCTTGGAACGCTGTGATTACTGCTTGTGCGCAAAACGGTGTCTCTGATGAGGTGTTTCGTATGTTTCGTAGAATGAATAGAGATGGCGTACGAGCTACGGAGACTTCTTTTGCTGGTGTTTTAAAGTCATGTGGTTTAATCTTGGACTTGAGATTATTGAGGCAGCTGCATTGTGCTGTGGTGAAGTATGGGTATTCGGGGAATGTAGATTTGGAGACTTCGATTGTTGATGTTTATGGGAAGTGTCGGGTGATGAGTGATGCGAGAAGAGTGTTTGATGAGATTGTAAACCCTAGTGATGTATCTTGGAATGTGATTGTGCGGCGGTATCTTGAGATGGGGTTTAATGATGAGGCAGTGGTGATGTTTTTCAAGATGCTGGAGTTGAATGTTCGACCTTTGAATCACACGGTTTCTAGTGTAATGTTAGCTTGTTCGAGATCCTTGGCCCTTGAGGTGGGAAAGGTAATCCATGCCATTGCTGTGAAACTTAGTGTTGTGGCAGATACAGTTGTTTCTACTTCTGTATTTGATATGTATGTAAAATGTGACAGATTGGAGAGTGCTCGCAGAGTATTTGACCAAACTAGATCTAAAGATTTGAAATCTTGGACTTCGGCGATGTCGGGATATGCAATGAGTGGTTTAACTAGAGAGGCAAGGGAGCTCTTTGATTTGATGCCTGAACGGAATATAGTCTCATGGAACGCAATGTTGGGCGGATATGTACATGCCCATGAATGGGATGAGGCACTGGATTTTCTCACTTTGATGCGCCAGGAGATTGAAAATATTGATAATGTCACTCTTGTGTGGATCCTAAATGTCTGCTCTGGTATATCAGATGTTCAAATGGGGAAGCAAGCTCATGGTTTTATCTACCGACATGGATATGATACGAATGTAATTGTAGCCAATGCACTTCTTGATATGTATGGAAAATGCGGGACCTTGCAGAGTGCCAATATTTGGTTCCGCCAAATGAGTGAACTAAGGGATGAGGTTTCATGGAATGCTTTATTGACTGGTGTAGCTCGAGTTGGCAGGAGTGAACAAGCCTTATCTTTCTTTGAAGGGATGCAAGTGGAGGCCAAACCAAGCAAATACACACTGGCAACGCTCTTAGCAGGTTGTGCGAACATTCCTGCTTTAAATTTAGGCAAAGCAATCCACGGATTCCTGATCAGAGATGGCTATAAAATTGATGTTGTTATACGGGGTGCAATGGTTGACATGTATTCCAAATGCCGATGTTTCGACTATGCTATCGAAGTATTCAAAGAGGCAGCTACACGGGACTTGATTCTATGGAACTCTATTATCCGTGGATGTTGTCGTAATGGAAGAAGCAAGGAGGTCTTTGAGTTGTTCATGCTTTTGGAAAATGAAGGAGTTAAGCCTGACCATGTCACCTTTTTGGGAATCTTACAAGCTTGCATACGTGAAGGTCATGTCGAACTCGGTTTTCAGTATTTCAGTTCTATGAGCACCAAATATCATATATCACCACAGGTTGAGCATTATGATTGTATGATTGAACTCTACTGCAAGTATGGATGCTTGCATCAGCTTGAAGAATTTCTCCTCTTGATGCCTTTTGATCCACCTATGCAAATGTTGACAAGGATAAATGATGCTTGCCAAAGATACCGCTGGTCAAAGTTAGGAGCATGGGCTGCTAAACGGCTTATGAATGATCATTACCTTCAGCCACCATGA
- a CDS encoding Cysteine/Histidine-rich C1 domain family protein (Cysteine/Histidine-rich C1 domain family protein; FUNCTIONS IN: zinc ion binding; EXPRESSED IN: hypocotyl, root, flower; EXPRESSED DURING: petal differentiation and expansion stage; CONTAINS InterPro DOMAIN/s: Zinc finger, RING-type (InterPro:IPR001841), DC1 (InterPro:IPR004146), Zinc finger, PHD-type (InterPro:IPR001965), C1-like (InterPro:IPR011424); BEST Arabidopsis thaliana protein match is: Cysteine/Histidine-rich C1 domain family protein (TAIR:AT4G10370.1); Has 1904 Blast hits to 942 proteins in 39 species: Archae - 0; Bacteria - 0; Metazoa - 298; Fungi - 0; Plants - 1593; Viruses - 0; Other Eukaryotes - 13 (source: NCBI BLink).), with protein MSSVGVFDKVEMDEKSYLVYTLTQTKHPTSSAVESSGDDLPLQPLFSCPYARIRSHKFKVEKNYDGVNFFNFHPFNSYPHFPRTRTSYQQGESLLDYDHHNICKFPVVPLFWCNNKTPDSNEFECGGCEESKTSRSYYACLECGNKFHKQCVESPLEIKHPSHPFHSLRLYSHPTHMVCICCGRLVSNMFYHCVTCDLSMDPICAMEPIPFVVDHPKSHPHPITFFPTQATLACNICGLVKMLDPTYICIQCVFVIHKDCMGYPHVIRISRHQHRISFASSLPYGNLSCGVCHQRVDNNYGAYSCGKCDAYFVHSKCAFHRNVWDGKELEGVSEEDDIIDDGEPFERISDGVILHPYHSHHLRLEISKVYDENKYCRGCSFPIYEGQFYSCMECDFILHESCANAPRMKRHPLHPHPLTLNVATKELGNNEGVYHCNVCGRDGTGFFYEHHIGERRFRLDLRCASIREPFEYQCHKHPLCIASELEKKVRCQICKGKSYSKLNCMECDYIICFRCATFPYKVRYKHDSHFLRIRDGKKASDEPDWCEVCEGKIEEVKERESPWDKRREMRFYKCNDCCTTLHVECLLGRDMYMKPGNSVKDYISKHSLGIEGTQWTDVRVFLNSSLSRPICTGCMRRCLFPIVFKGYNTIFCSWECIGYGDTVFEHPTSNPFSSIVELELM; from the coding sequence ATGAGTTCTGTGGGTGTATTTGATAAGGTGGAAATGGATGAGAAGTCATATTTAGTATACACattaacacaaacaaaacaccCAACCTCTTCCGCCGTGGAGTCTAGTGGTGATGACCTTCCTCTCCAacctcttttttcttgtccCTATGCACGTATCAGATCTCATAAGTTCAAAGTAGAGAAGAACTATGATGGTGttaactttttcaactttcatCCATTCAATTCTTACCCTCACTTTCCAAGAACAAGAACCAGTTATCAACAAGGCGAATCTTTACTTGATTATGATCACCATAACATCTGTAAGTTCCCTGTAGTCCCTCTGTTTTGGTGCAACAATAAAACCCCTGATAGTAATGAATTCGAGTGTGGTGGATGTGAAGAGTCAAAGACTAGCAGAAGCTATTATGCTTGTCTTGAATGTGGAAACAAGTTTCACAAGCAATGTGTAGAGTCTCCACTTGAGATCAAACACCCTTCACACCCTTTTCATTCTCTTCGACTTTATAGTCATCCAACACATATGGTGTGCATTTGTTGTGGAAGACTTGTGTCTAACATGTTTTATCATTGTGTGACATGCGATTTGAGTATGGACCCGATTTGTGCTATGGAACCAATACCCTTTGTTGTAGACCATCCTAAAAGCCATCCCCACCCTATTACCTTTTTCCCTACACAAGCTACTTTGGCTTGCAATATTTGTGGCCTTGTTAAGATGCTTGATCCCACATACATTTGTATCCAATGTGTCTTCGTCATCCATAAAGATTGTATGGGTTACCCACATGTCATTAGAATATCTCGTCACCAACACCGGATCTCTTTTGCCTCTTCTCTACCATATGGAAATTTGTCTTGTGGGGTTTGTCATCAACGTGTTGACAACAATTATGGAGCATATTCTTGTGGTAAATGTGATGcttattttgttcattcaaAATGTGCATTTCATAGAAATGTGTGGGATGGAAAAGAACTCGAAGGTGtatcagaagaagatgatataaTAGATGATGGTGAGCCATTTGAGAGGATATCTGATGGAGTAATACTCCATCCATATCACAGTCACCATCTACGACTTGAGATCAGCAAAGTTTATGATGAAAATAAGTATTGTCGAGGGTGTTCTTTCCCAATCTACGAAGGCCAGTTCTATTCATGCATGGAATGTGACTTCATCCTCCATGAAAGTTGTGCAAATGCTCCACGCATGAAACGACATCCCTTACATCCACATCCACTTACTCTAAATGTTGCCACAAAGGAGCTTGGTAATAACGAAGGCGTATACCATTGTAATGTTTGTGGTCGTGATGGTACTGGCTTCTTCTATGAACATCATATAGGCGAAAGAAGATTCCGGCTAGACTTGAGATGTGCCTCGATTCGTGAACCATTTGAATATCAATGCCACAAACATCCCTTATGCATAGCTTCGGAGCTAGAGAAAAAGGTACGATGTCAAATATGCAAAGGGAAAAGCTATTCGAAATTAAATTGCATGGAATGcgattatattatatgttttcgTTGCGCTACCTTCCCATACAAGGTAAGGTACAAGCACGACAGTCATTTTCTTAGAATTCGCGATGGGAAAAAGGCAAGTGATGAACCAGACTGGTGTGAGGTTTGCGAAGGCAAAAtagaagaagtaaaagaaagagagtctCCGTGGGACAAAAGACGAGAAATGCGATTTTATAAATGCAATGACTGTTGCACGACTCTTCATGTTGAATGTTTACTTGGGAGAGACATGTACATGAAACCTGGTAATAGTGTAAAAGATTACATTTCTAAGCACTCACTAGGAATTGAAGGTACGCAATGGACAGATGTTCGAGTCTTTCTCAACAGTTCGCTCTCCCGACCAATATGCACCGGATGTATGCGCCGTTGTCTATTCCCAATAGTTTTCAAAGGCTACAACACAATCTTTTGTTCTTGGGAGTGTATTGGATATGGCGACACAGTGTTTGAGCATCCAACAAGTAATCCTTTTTCCTCTATCGTAGAATTGGAGTTAATGTGA
- a CDS encoding ATP-dependent RNA helicase (ATP-dependent RNA helicase, putative; FUNCTIONS IN: in 6 functions; LOCATED IN: cytosol, mitochondrion; EXPRESSED IN: 24 plant structures; EXPRESSED DURING: 15 growth stages; CONTAINS InterPro DOMAIN/s: Helicase-associated domain (InterPro:IPR007502), DNA/RNA helicase, DEAD/DEAH box type, N-terminal (InterPro:IPR011545), Nucleic acid-binding, OB-fold (InterPro:IPR012340), Domain of unknown function DUF1605 (InterPro:IPR011709), Ribosomal protein S1, RNA-binding domain (InterPro:IPR003029), Nucleic acid-binding, OB-fold-like (InterPro:IPR016027), DNA/RNA helicase, ATP-dependent, DEAH-box type, conserved site (InterPro:IPR002464), DEAD-like helicase, N-terminal (InterPro:IPR014001), DNA/RNA helicase, C-terminal (InterPro:IPR001650), Helicase, superfamily 1/2, ATP-binding domain (InterPro:IPR014021); BEST Arabidopsis thaliana protein match is: RNA helicase family protein (TAIR:AT1G32490.2); Has 53052 Blast hits to 35825 proteins in 3176 species: Archae - 195; Bacteria - 13845; Metazoa - 17201; Fungi - 5520; Plants - 3365; Viruses - 1203; Other Eukaryotes - 11723 (source: NCBI BLink).), whose protein sequence is MEKEELNKLNHLSLVSNVCNELETHLGSAEKVLAEFIIDLGRHSETVDEFDKNLKEAGAEMPDYFVRSLLTTIHGIYPPKPKSEKKKEEGDDQKFKGLAIKDTKDKVKELEKEIEREAEERRREEDRNRDRDRRESGRDRDRDRNRDRDDRRDRHRDRERNRGDEEGEDRRSDRRHRERGRGDGGEGEDRRRDRRAKDEYVEEDKGGANEPELYQVYKGRVTRVMDAGCFVQFDKFRGKEGLVHVSQMATRRVDKAKEFVKRDMEVYVKVISISSDKYSLSMRDVDQNTGRDLIPLRKPSDEDDSSRSNPSYRTKDGQVTKTGISGIRIVEENDVAPSRRPLKKMSSPERWEAKQLIASGVLRVDEFPMYDEDGDGMLYQEEGAEEELEIEMNEDEPAFLQGQTRYSVDMSPVKIFKNPEGSLSRAAALQSALTKERREMREQQQRTMLDSIPKDLNRPWEDPMPETGERHLAQELRGVGLSAYDMPEWKKDAFGKTPTFGQRSKLSIQEQRESLPIYKLKKELIQAVHDNQVLVVIGETGSGKTTQVTQYLAEAGYTTKGKIGCTQPRRVAAMSVAKRVAEEFGCRLGEEVGYAIRFEDCTGPDTVIKYMTDGMLLREILIDENLSQYSVIMLDEAHERTIHTDVLFGLLKKLMKRRLDLRLIVTSATLDAEKFSGYFFNCNIFTIPGRTFPVEILYTKQPETDYLDAALITVLQIHLTEPEGDILVFLTGQEEIDSACQSLYERMKGLGKNVPELIILPVYSALPSEMQSRIFDPPPPGKRKVVVATNIAEASLTIDGIYYVVDPGFAKQNVYNPKQGLESLVITPISQASAKQRAGRAGRTGPGKCYRLYTESAYRNEMPPTSIPEIQRINLGMTTLTMKAMGINDLLSFDFMDPPQPQALISAMEQLYSLGALDEEGLLTKLGRKMAEFPLEPPLSKMLLASVDLGCSDEILTMIAMIQTGNIFYRPREKQAQADQKRAKFFQPEGDHLTLLAVYEAWKAKNFSGPWCFENFIQSRSLRRAQDVRKQLLSIMDKYKLDVVTAGKNFTKIRKAITAGFFFHGARKDPQEGYRTLVENQPVYIHPSSALFQRQPDWVIYHDLVMTTKEYMREVTVIDPKWLVELAPRFFKVSDPTKMSKRKRQERIEPLYDRYHEPNSWRLSKRRA, encoded by the exons atGGAAAAAGAAGAGCTCAACAAATTGaatcatctctctctcgtcTCCAATGTCTGCAACGAATTGGAAACGCATCTAGGATCTGCAGAAAAAGTTTTGGCTGAGTTCATTATCGATCTAGGTCGTCACTCTGAGACAGTCGATGAATTCGATAAGAATCTTAAGGAAGCAGGTGCAGAGATGCCGGATTACTTCGTCCGGTCGTTGTTAACTACAATCCACGGTATTTATCCTCCGAAGCCTaagtcggagaagaagaaagaggaaggtGATGATCAGAAATTCAAAGGCTTAGCGATTAAGGATACTAAGGATAAAGTTAAGGAGCTCgagaaagagattgagagagaagcTGAGGAGCGACGGAGAGAAGAGGATCGAAATAGAGATAGAGATCGGAGAGAATCCGGTAGGGATAGAGACAGAGATAGAAATCGTGATCGTGATGATAGAAGGGATCGACATAGGGATAGAGAGAGGAATcgtggagatgaagaaggtgaagataGAAGAAGTGATAGGAGGCATAGAGAAAGAGGAcgtggtgatggtggtgaagGGGAAGATAGGCGTAGAGATAGGCGTGCGAAGGATGAGTATGTGGAGGAAGATAAAGGCGGTGCGAATGAGCCGGAGTTGTATCAGGTATATAAAGGGAGAGTTACTAGGGTTATGGATGCAGGTTGTTTTGTTCAGTTTGATAAGTTTAGAGGAAAAGAAGgtttagttcatgtttctCAGATGGCTACTAGAAGGGTTGATAAGGCTAAGGAGTTTGTGAAGAGAGATATGGAGGTTTATGTGAAAGTTATATCGATTTCGAGTGATAAGTATAGTCTTTCTATGAGGGATGTTGATCAGAATACAGGTAGAGATTTGATTCCTTTGAGGAAGCCTTCAGATGAAGATGATTCATCCAGGAGTAATCCGTCGTATAGAACTAAGGATGGGCAAGTGACTAAGACTGGGATTTCAGGGATCAGGATTGTGGAGGAGAATGATGTTGCGCCTTCACGTAGAccgttgaagaagatgagctcTCCTGAGAGATGGGAAGCCAAGCAGTTGATTGCCTCTGGTGTTTTGAGAGTAGATGAGTTTCCAATGTATGATGAGGATGGAGATGGGATGCTTTATCAAGAGGAAGGtgctgaagaagaacttgAGATTGAGATGAATGAAGACGAACCTGCTTTCTTACAAGGGCAGACTAGGTACTCTGTTGACATGTCTCCGGTTAAGATCTTCAAAAATCCAGAAGGTTCTTTGAGTCGTGCAGCTGCACTTCAGTCCGCTCTCACTAAGGAGAGGAGAGAAATGAGGGAACAACAGCAGAGAACAATGCTTGACTCAATCCCCAAGGATCTGAATCGGCCATGGGAAGACCCTATGCCTGAAACTGGTGAAAGGCATCTTGCTCAAGAGCTTAGGGGTGTTGGGTTATCAGCTTATGACATGCCTGAGTGGAAGAAGGATGCCTTTGGTAAAACTCCCACTTTTGGACAGAGATCAAAGCTTTCTATTCAAGAGCAAAGGGAGAGCCTTCCGATATACAAGTTGAAAAAGGAGCTGATACAGGCTGTGCACGATAATCAAGTTTTGGTGGTTATTGGTGAGACTGGATCTGGAAAGACAACACAGGTGACTCAGTACCTTGCAGAAGCAGGTTAtacaacaaaaggaaagattGGGTGTACCCAGCCTCGTAGGGTTGCTGCAATGTCTGTTGCCAAGAGAGTAGCTGAGGAGTTTGGTTGTCGTTTAGGAGAGGAGGTAGGGTATGCGATTCGGTTTGAAGATTGTACTGGACCGGATACAGTGATCAAGTACATGACTGATGGTATGCTTCTCAGGGAAATTCTGATAGATGAAAACCTCTCTCAGTACTCTGTAATCATGCTTGATGAAGCTCACGAGCGGACAATCCACACTGATGTGCTGTTTGGTCTTCTAAAGAAGCTGATGAAACGTAGACTCGACCTTCGTCTGATAGTCACGTCTGCCACATTGGATGCAGAGAAGTTCTCTGGGTACTTCTTTAACTGCAACATTTTTACCATTCCTGGAAGAACATTTCCTGTTGAGATACTATATACCAAACAGCCAGAAACAGATTACTTGGATGCCGCTCTGATCACAGTCCTTCAGATTCACTTGACTGAACCTGAGGGTGATATTCTGGTCTTTTTGACGGGACAGGAAGAAATCGATTCTGCCTGCCAGTCTCTGTACGAGAGGATGAAAGGTCTAGGTAAAAATGTTCCCGAACTCATCATACTTCCAGTTTACAGTGCGCTTCCTAGTGAAATGCAGTCTAGAATTTTTGATCCTCCCCCTCCTGGTAAACGGAAAGTGGTTGTAGCTACAAATATTGCAGAAGCTTCTTTAACAATAGATGGGATATACTATGTTGTTGATCCTGGGTTTGCTAAGCAGAACGTGTACAATCCAAAGCAAGGGCTGGAATCGCTAGTCATTACTCCAATTTCACAGGCATCAGCGAAGCAAAGGGCTGGACGTGCTGGTCGTACTGGGCCAGGGAAATGTTATCGTCTCTACACAGAGAGCGCATATCGTAATGAAATGCCTCCTACATCAATCCCTGAAATCCAAAGAATCAACCTTGGAATGACAACCTTGACCATGAAAGCAATGGGCATCAATGACCTGTTATCGTTTGACTTCATGGATCCACCCCAACCTCAAGCATTGATTTCTGCAATGGAACAGTTGTACAGCCTGGGAGCTTTGGATGAGGAAGGATTGTTGACAAAGCTAGGTAGAAAAATGGCTGAGTTTCCTCTTGAACCGCCGCTCTCTAAAATGTTGCTAGCTAGTGTGGATCTCGGGTGCAGCGATGAGATTTTAACGATGATTGCTATGATCCAGACGGGTAACATATTTTATAGACCAAGGGAGAAGCAAGCACAGGCAGACCAAAAACGGGCAAAGTTTTTCCAGCCCGAAGGTGATCACTTGACATTGCTAGCTGTGTATGAAGCTTGGAAGGCTAAAAACTTCTCAGGTCCATGGTGTTTCGAAAACTTCATACAGTCAAGATCGTTACGACGTGCTCAAGATGTGAGGAAACAACTTCTCAGCATTATGGACAA GTATAAACTAGACGTCGTAACTGCTGGAAAGAATTTCACGAAGATAAGGAAAGCAATCACGGCAGGATTCTTCTTCCATGGAGCAAGAAAAGATCCACAGGAAGGTTACAGGACGCTGGTGGAGAATCAACCGGTGTATATACACCCGAGCAGCGCGCTGTTCCAGAGACAACCAGACTGGGTTATATATCATGATCTTGTGATGACTACGAAAGAGTACATGAGGGAAGTGACTGTGATTGACCCAAAGTGGCTTGTTGAGTTAGCTCCAAGGTTCTTCAAAGTGTCTGACCCAACAAAAATGAGCAAGCGTAAGCGCCAAGAACGGATTGAGCCGTTGTATGACCGTTACCACGAGCCTAACTCATGGCGTCTCAGCAAAAGGCGTGCTTGA